One Bacillus sp. 1780r2a1 DNA segment encodes these proteins:
- a CDS encoding ABC transporter ATP-binding protein produces MSLLQIQHLTGGYTKTPVLKDVSFEVNAGELVGLIGLNGAGKSTTIKHIIGLMEPKKGSIAIHNKTFQQDSTGYRTQFTFIPETPILYDELTLKEHLDMTAMAYGLDSKTYEARLQPLLKEFRMDKKLKWFPAHFSKGMKQKVMIMCAFLVQPSLYIIDEPFLGLDPLGIQSLLDLMTDMKKQGAGILMSTHILATAERYCDKFVILHNGQVRAQGTLADLRTQFNKPNATLDEIYIELTKEEDYE; encoded by the coding sequence ATGAGTTTATTACAAATTCAACACTTAACTGGAGGATATACAAAAACGCCTGTATTAAAGGACGTATCTTTTGAAGTTAATGCAGGAGAACTAGTTGGGCTTATTGGCCTTAACGGAGCAGGTAAAAGTACAACCATTAAACATATTATTGGGTTGATGGAGCCGAAGAAGGGATCTATTGCTATTCATAATAAAACGTTCCAACAAGATTCCACTGGTTATCGTACGCAATTTACATTTATTCCTGAAACGCCAATTTTATATGATGAGCTAACGTTAAAAGAACATTTAGATATGACGGCGATGGCCTATGGGTTGGATTCCAAAACATATGAAGCTCGTTTGCAGCCATTGTTAAAAGAATTTCGTATGGATAAGAAATTAAAGTGGTTTCCAGCGCATTTCTCAAAAGGGATGAAACAAAAAGTAATGATTATGTGTGCCTTTTTAGTTCAGCCTTCACTTTATATTATCGATGAACCATTTCTAGGGCTAGATCCACTTGGTATTCAGTCATTATTAGACTTAATGACAGATATGAAAAAGCAGGGAGCAGGCATTTTAATGTCTACTCATATTTTAGCCACGGCAGAGCGCTATTGCGATAAATTTGTTATTTTACATAACGGTCAAGTAAGAGCACAAGGAACGCTAGCGGATTTACGCACTCAGTTTAATAAGCCAAACGCAACGCTAGATGAAATTTACATTGAATTGACGAAGGAAGAGGACTATGAGTAG
- a CDS encoding GNAT family N-acetyltransferase produces the protein MTWHIKTFDQLSAHELYDILQERTRVFVVEQECAYLEVDGKDQASYHLFKVENEQIIAYIRLIPKGVSYKEASFGRVLVHEDYRKTGLGRELVQKGLAFLGDAMGENVVRIQAQSHLQRFYASFGFQAISDVYDDDGIPHVDMIKEEVEA, from the coding sequence TTGACGTGGCATATTAAGACATTTGATCAACTATCAGCGCATGAACTATACGACATTTTGCAGGAGCGTACCAGAGTATTTGTTGTTGAACAAGAGTGTGCATATTTAGAGGTGGATGGGAAGGATCAGGCTTCGTATCATTTATTTAAAGTCGAAAATGAACAGATTATTGCATATATTCGTTTAATACCTAAAGGAGTGAGCTATAAAGAAGCATCCTTTGGTCGTGTACTTGTTCATGAAGATTATCGCAAGACGGGGTTAGGCAGGGAGTTAGTTCAAAAAGGGTTAGCGTTCTTAGGAGATGCGATGGGGGAAAACGTAGTAAGGATTCAAGCCCAAAGCCATCTCCAGCGCTTTTACGCATCATTTGGATTTCAAGCAATATCAGATGTGTATGATGACGATGGAATTCCGCATGTGGATATGATTAAAGAAGAGGTTGAGGCATAA
- a CDS encoding ABC transporter permease — translation MSSIEALWQQRFQQHLKDTRRYMKYIFNDHLKLVLVFAIGAAAYYYQQWLETLTPAFPSAFLIAIIMSVVLTSGSIRTFLKRPDLVFMLALESKLQPYFKKSFFYTFSTYIYTLLLLTAAVAPMHVKVTDQTYSTIFMNLILLLILKGVNLKMAWWSVYFEEKYARWIDYLVRFFLNGAFVYFLFVGSYLFFPAVTGAIIICLALYYRSLVKAKPLKWETLIELEERRVAMFYRLANLFTDVPQLKEQVKRRAYLDVILKGIPFQQQATHRYLYTRTFLRAGDYLGLLVRLTVISGLILLAAPFTYGNIVIVLLTLYVTGFQMMPLWKHHKQVLWLSLYPLQEQTRRSAFLSLIRNALFLQAAVLSIVAAIANLFVGLLTFVAGVLFVQFFVTTYIKRKATV, via the coding sequence ATGAGTAGTATTGAAGCGCTGTGGCAACAGCGATTTCAGCAGCATCTAAAAGATACGCGTCGCTATATGAAATATATTTTTAACGATCATCTAAAGCTTGTGCTCGTATTTGCCATTGGAGCAGCTGCTTATTATTACCAACAGTGGTTAGAGACGTTAACACCAGCTTTTCCATCAGCATTTTTAATCGCAATAATTATGAGTGTTGTGTTGACGAGCGGTTCAATTCGGACGTTTTTAAAGAGGCCTGACTTAGTCTTTATGCTTGCATTGGAATCAAAGCTGCAGCCGTATTTTAAAAAGTCATTTTTCTATACGTTTTCTACATATATCTATACGCTGCTTTTACTAACGGCTGCTGTTGCTCCTATGCATGTAAAAGTTACTGATCAGACGTATTCTACAATTTTTATGAACTTGATTCTGCTTCTTATTTTAAAAGGAGTAAACTTAAAAATGGCGTGGTGGAGCGTTTACTTTGAAGAGAAGTACGCTAGGTGGATTGACTATCTCGTGCGCTTTTTCTTAAACGGGGCATTTGTTTATTTTCTATTTGTAGGCTCTTACTTGTTTTTCCCTGCTGTTACAGGAGCCATCATTATCTGTTTAGCCTTATATTATCGTTCGCTTGTAAAAGCCAAGCCGTTAAAATGGGAAACATTAATTGAACTTGAAGAGCGGAGAGTAGCGATGTTCTACCGCTTAGCTAACTTATTTACCGATGTTCCTCAGCTAAAAGAACAAGTGAAGCGCCGAGCTTATTTAGATGTCATTTTAAAAGGCATTCCGTTTCAACAACAAGCAACTCATCGCTACTTATATACGCGTACATTTTTACGCGCAGGTGATTATCTAGGGCTATTGGTGCGCTTGACGGTCATTAGTGGACTGATTTTACTCGCTGCTCCTTTTACCTACGGTAACATTGTGATTGTGCTGTTAACGCTTTATGTAACAGGTTTTCAAATGATGCCTCTTTGGAAGCATCATAAACAGGTTTTATGGCTATCATTGTATCCGCTACAAGAGCAGACGCGTCGATCAGCATTTTTAAGCTTGATTCGAAACGCCTTATTTTTACAAGCTGCCGTCTTAAGTATTGTCGCAGCTATTGCTAACTTGTTTGTTGGTTTACTTACTTTTGTGGCTGGTGTGTTATTTGTTCAGTTTTTTGTGACAACTTATATTAAGAGAAAAGCAACCGTATAA
- the hemH gene encoding ferrochelatase, giving the protein MSKKVMGLLVMAYGTPYKEEDIERYYTHIRRGRKPSEEALEDLKQRYEAIGGISPLAKITEEQMRCLEQHLNEIQDDIEFKAYLGLKHIEPFVEEAVEQMHKDGIKEAVSIVLAPHFSTFSVKSYNGRAKETAEKLGGLVIHSIESWYKEPKFINYWVRKVKQTFDLMSDAEKQKAVLIVSAHSLPEKIIAAGDPYPQQLQETADLIAEGAGVSNYEVGWQSEGNTPDPWIGPDVQDLTRDLYEHKGYRSFVYTPVGFIADHLEVLYDNDYECKVVTDELGANYYRPEMPNAKPEFIDALATVVLKKVNNESQNQ; this is encoded by the coding sequence ATGAGTAAAAAAGTCATGGGGTTACTCGTAATGGCTTACGGTACGCCATATAAAGAAGAAGATATCGAAAGGTATTACACGCATATCAGAAGAGGAAGAAAGCCATCTGAAGAAGCGCTTGAAGATTTAAAACAGCGTTATGAAGCAATAGGAGGCATTTCACCGTTAGCGAAAATCACTGAAGAGCAAATGCGATGTCTTGAGCAGCATTTAAATGAAATTCAAGACGACATTGAGTTTAAGGCTTATCTGGGCCTTAAACATATTGAGCCATTTGTTGAAGAAGCAGTAGAGCAGATGCACAAAGATGGGATTAAAGAAGCAGTTAGCATTGTGCTTGCTCCACATTTTTCAACGTTTAGTGTGAAATCTTACAATGGTCGTGCAAAAGAAACAGCTGAAAAACTAGGCGGCTTGGTTATTCATTCAATTGAAAGCTGGTATAAAGAGCCTAAGTTCATTAATTATTGGGTTAGAAAAGTTAAACAAACGTTTGATTTAATGTCAGACGCTGAAAAACAAAAAGCCGTACTCATTGTATCAGCTCATAGTCTTCCAGAGAAAATTATTGCGGCTGGAGACCCTTACCCACAGCAGCTACAGGAAACAGCGGATCTTATTGCTGAAGGTGCGGGAGTTAGCAATTACGAAGTGGGATGGCAAAGTGAAGGCAATACGCCAGATCCATGGATTGGTCCAGACGTACAGGATTTAACACGTGATTTGTATGAGCATAAAGGCTATCGTTCTTTCGTATATACACCTGTAGGATTTATTGCGGATCATCTTGAAGTGTTGTACGATAATGATTATGAATGCAAGGTTGTAACGGATGAATTAGGTGCAAACTACTATCGTCCAGAAATGCCGAATGCAAAGCCTGAATTTATTGATGCATTAGCAACAGTAGTGTTAAAGAAAGTAAATAACGAATCTCAAAATCAATAA
- a CDS encoding PBP1A family penicillin-binding protein, translating to MYKRALYLFSAVAGILLFALIGYIMILFFGSYVIDEKKFVMNSATKLVNENGDEITKLYVENRDPISIEEVPKHVQNAFIAVEDVRFYEHHGIDVKAIGRALYKDILAGSKVEGGSTLTQQLAKNIFLTNDKSWLRKTKEVMVAINLEQRYSKQKILEMYLNQIYFGHGAYGIQAAAQLYFNKDVAELTVEEGALLAALPKGPNSYSPILHPEKSIERRNVVLNSMQKADFLSAEEVVRLQGRTLSLDVQQKTKNPAYLTYIDMVIEEAAEKHHISSNDLLRGGYTVTVPMNKSYQETAYELFQQAAYFPGVDEQAQGAFILMDHHTGGVLSVIGGRDYVQKGLNRVNVKRQPGSTMKPLAVYGPALQEALYKPYSLLSDEKQNFGQYKPQNINGQYAGKVTMYDAIKDSKNIPAVWTLNKLGISSAKDYLTKLDIETEDKGLSIALGGLTEGVTPLQLASAYSTFAQNGEKKEPYFISEIQDHNGDVIAKAEQSDKKVFSKQNAWYMTKMLEAVVKDGTASVGKYEGALAGKTGSTSYAGVKGATRDAWFVGYTPNVVGAVWMGYDRTDSQHYLTKGSSYPSQLFKDILTEAEQETDKAFKKPKGINDLPEPIRLPIINSLKQELTFQPFGLLTVSLTWEASEDKRVVYYVYEKRGREQNVIGKVKGKGAYEVDRVNLFKSPTYYIVPYNSQTKEEGMPSNEVTPTLFSD from the coding sequence ATGTACAAACGAGCACTTTATCTATTCTCTGCCGTAGCGGGCATTTTATTATTTGCTCTGATTGGCTATATTATGATTTTGTTTTTTGGGAGTTATGTAATTGACGAGAAAAAATTTGTCATGAATTCTGCTACAAAGTTGGTTAACGAAAACGGTGATGAGATTACTAAGCTGTATGTGGAAAACCGAGATCCAATTTCAATAGAAGAGGTGCCAAAGCATGTGCAAAACGCATTTATTGCAGTTGAAGATGTCCGTTTCTACGAGCATCACGGCATCGATGTAAAAGCAATTGGACGTGCTCTATATAAAGATATTTTAGCAGGTAGTAAAGTGGAAGGTGGAAGCACGCTGACACAACAACTAGCTAAAAATATCTTTTTGACAAATGATAAGTCATGGCTTCGTAAAACAAAAGAAGTAATGGTAGCTATTAACTTAGAGCAGCGCTATAGTAAACAAAAAATCCTAGAAATGTATTTAAATCAAATTTATTTTGGACACGGTGCTTACGGTATTCAAGCTGCAGCTCAGCTGTACTTTAACAAAGATGTAGCAGAGCTTACCGTAGAAGAAGGAGCTCTGCTAGCTGCTCTTCCAAAAGGTCCAAATTCATATTCTCCTATCCTTCATCCAGAGAAGAGTATTGAACGGCGAAACGTGGTATTAAATTCGATGCAAAAAGCTGATTTTTTAAGTGCAGAAGAGGTGGTGCGATTGCAAGGACGCACGCTTAGTTTAGATGTACAGCAAAAAACGAAAAATCCTGCTTATTTAACCTATATTGATATGGTAATTGAAGAAGCAGCGGAAAAGCATCACATTTCAAGCAATGATCTATTGAGAGGTGGATATACGGTAACCGTTCCTATGAACAAAAGTTATCAGGAAACGGCTTATGAATTATTTCAGCAAGCTGCTTATTTTCCGGGAGTGGATGAACAAGCCCAAGGAGCTTTTATATTGATGGACCATCATACGGGGGGCGTTTTATCGGTAATAGGTGGACGAGACTATGTGCAAAAAGGATTAAATCGTGTAAATGTAAAGCGTCAGCCTGGTTCAACGATGAAGCCTTTGGCAGTTTATGGGCCGGCTTTGCAGGAAGCTCTGTATAAGCCATACTCACTTTTAAGTGATGAGAAGCAAAACTTTGGACAATATAAGCCCCAAAATATTAACGGGCAGTATGCAGGAAAAGTCACAATGTACGACGCAATTAAAGACTCTAAGAACATTCCAGCAGTTTGGACCTTGAATAAGCTAGGAATTTCGAGTGCAAAAGACTATTTAACAAAGCTGGACATAGAAACAGAAGACAAGGGTCTATCCATTGCATTAGGAGGACTAACAGAAGGAGTTACGCCTCTTCAACTAGCATCTGCCTATAGTACGTTTGCACAGAATGGTGAAAAAAAAGAACCTTACTTTATTTCAGAGATTCAAGATCATAACGGTGATGTAATTGCTAAGGCAGAGCAGAGTGATAAAAAGGTATTTTCAAAGCAAAACGCATGGTATATGACAAAAATGCTAGAGGCTGTTGTCAAAGACGGAACAGCATCCGTAGGCAAATATGAAGGAGCTCTTGCTGGAAAAACAGGATCCACTTCCTATGCAGGCGTGAAAGGAGCAACACGTGATGCTTGGTTTGTTGGGTATACCCCAAATGTAGTTGGAGCGGTTTGGATGGGGTATGATCGTACGGATAGCCAGCATTATCTTACAAAGGGAAGCTCCTATCCAAGTCAATTGTTCAAAGATATTTTGACAGAGGCAGAGCAAGAAACAGATAAAGCATTCAAAAAACCAAAAGGCATCAACGATTTACCTGAACCAATTAGGCTGCCAATTATTAACTCACTCAAACAAGAACTAACATTTCAACCGTTTGGACTATTAACGGTTAGCCTAACATGGGAAGCTTCCGAAGATAAACGCGTTGTCTACTATGTTTATGAAAAGCGAGGCAGGGAACAAAATGTAATTGGAAAAGTGAAAGGCAAAGGGGCATACGAAGTAGACCGCGTAAACCTATTTAAATCACCAACATACTACATCGTTCCCTATAACTCCCAAACAAAAGAAGAAGGAATGCCTTCTAATGAGGTAACACCAACATTGTTTAGCGATTAA
- a CDS encoding M20 family metallopeptidase has translation MISELHSLLEKSYDEMIQIRRHLHQYPEPSFKEFQTATYIRAFYDKIGVPYRANVGGNGIVATIKGEKPGPTVALRADFDALAIQDEKDVPYKSTVPGVMHACGHDGHTATLLVLAKSIQQLKNQLEGTIVFIHQHAEEYAPGGAKPMIEDGCLDGVDAIFGTHLWAVTPTGVIQHRNGPFMAAADRFEITVKGAGGHGAQPHKTKDAIVIASQLVVNLQQIVSRRVNPVESAVITVGSFVAENAFNVIADSAKLIGTVRTFSEDVRNDMEREIERVIQGTCLAADASYDYSFKRGYPAVVNHSEENAFLAKVAETIPEVEKVEETEPQMGGEDFAYYLQHVKGTFFFTGAQPDGVDTPYPHHHPKFDFNEKAMLIASKTLGTAAIEYLAKEQKATSVTS, from the coding sequence ATGATTTCAGAACTACACTCTTTACTAGAAAAAAGCTATGACGAAATGATCCAAATTAGACGCCATCTTCACCAATACCCTGAACCTTCCTTTAAAGAATTCCAAACAGCTACTTATATTCGTGCTTTTTATGACAAAATTGGCGTTCCTTATCGGGCAAACGTTGGCGGGAATGGTATTGTTGCAACGATTAAAGGAGAGAAACCTGGACCAACGGTTGCTTTACGTGCCGACTTTGATGCTTTAGCCATCCAAGATGAAAAAGACGTCCCTTATAAATCAACTGTCCCTGGTGTAATGCACGCTTGTGGACACGATGGACACACGGCTACCCTTTTAGTTCTGGCTAAATCCATTCAACAGCTAAAAAACCAGTTAGAAGGAACGATTGTATTCATTCATCAGCATGCTGAAGAGTATGCGCCTGGTGGAGCGAAACCAATGATTGAAGATGGATGCTTAGATGGGGTAGATGCTATCTTCGGCACACATTTATGGGCGGTTACTCCTACCGGTGTCATTCAGCACAGAAACGGTCCGTTTATGGCAGCAGCTGACCGATTTGAAATTACGGTTAAAGGTGCTGGCGGCCACGGGGCACAGCCTCATAAAACAAAAGATGCAATCGTCATCGCTTCTCAACTTGTTGTTAACTTGCAGCAAATCGTCAGCAGACGCGTCAACCCAGTAGAATCAGCCGTCATTACTGTTGGTTCTTTCGTAGCGGAAAATGCTTTTAACGTAATTGCTGACTCCGCAAAACTTATTGGTACAGTTCGCACGTTTAGCGAAGACGTACGCAATGATATGGAAAGAGAAATTGAGCGTGTTATTCAGGGAACTTGCTTAGCTGCTGATGCTTCCTATGATTATTCGTTTAAGCGTGGCTACCCCGCTGTTGTCAATCATAGCGAAGAAAATGCGTTCTTAGCAAAAGTAGCAGAAACAATCCCAGAGGTGGAAAAAGTGGAAGAAACCGAACCGCAAATGGGGGGAGAAGACTTTGCCTATTACCTTCAACATGTAAAAGGAACATTCTTTTTTACAGGAGCGCAGCCTGACGGCGTCGATACTCCTTACCCACACCACCATCCCAAATTTGATTTTAATGAAAAAGCAATGTTAATTGCTTCAAAAACACTGGGCACAGCTGCAATTGAATACCTAGCCAAAGAACAAAAAGCTACATCTGTCACATCTTAA
- a CDS encoding EcsC family protein, with amino-acid sequence MTDYEQKALADAEHWKITLLKRPSAFQRNAKQLQNKLNKKVPERIHKMITESIKKMVETTIFGSTITTKKDYNPHLSFEEREAEVKATISKYRKTAAVEGAGTGAGGLLLGAADFPLFLSIKMKCLFDIATIYGFDVRKQDERLFILYIFHLAFCSEEKRTEVFDLLQKWNKEAQHELDWKSFQQEYRDYIDVIKMLQLMPGFGAVVGAFANYHLLDHVTHVAMNVYRLRLLSSNEKNLP; translated from the coding sequence ATGACTGATTATGAACAAAAAGCGCTGGCTGATGCCGAACACTGGAAGATTACGCTGTTAAAACGTCCATCTGCCTTTCAGCGAAATGCGAAGCAGCTACAAAACAAACTGAATAAAAAAGTACCAGAACGCATTCATAAAATGATTACGGAAAGCATAAAAAAAATGGTGGAAACCACCATTTTTGGTTCTACCATTACTACCAAGAAGGACTATAATCCCCATTTAAGCTTTGAAGAGCGTGAAGCTGAAGTTAAAGCAACGATTTCTAAATATCGTAAAACAGCTGCCGTCGAGGGAGCGGGAACAGGCGCTGGTGGACTGTTGTTAGGCGCGGCGGACTTTCCTCTCTTTTTGTCTATTAAGATGAAGTGTTTATTTGACATTGCCACTATTTACGGTTTTGACGTCCGCAAGCAAGACGAACGACTATTTATTTTGTATATTTTTCACCTCGCGTTTTGTAGCGAAGAAAAGCGAACAGAAGTCTTCGATCTTTTACAGAAATGGAATAAAGAAGCTCAACATGAACTCGATTGGAAGAGCTTCCAGCAAGAGTATCGTGACTATATTGATGTGATTAAAATGCTTCAGCTCATGCCTGGATTTGGGGCTGTTGTAGGTGCTTTTGCGAATTATCATCTGCTTGATCATGTGACGCACGTTGCGATGAACGTTTATCGACTGCGTTTATTATCCTCAAACGAAAAAAATCTGCCTTAA
- a CDS encoding HIT family protein, with translation MSNLDENCIFCKIIRGEIPCAKVFENEHVLAFLDISQVTKGHTLVIPKVHKKDVHELTPEIARHLFEVVPQIATAIKETYEPVGINILNNNGEKAGQSVFHYHMHIIPRYGEGDGFGAVWKEHTSDYTPEKLQSIAAEISERL, from the coding sequence ATGAGTAATCTTGATGAGAATTGCATCTTCTGTAAAATTATTCGCGGAGAAATTCCATGTGCCAAAGTGTTTGAAAATGAACATGTACTAGCATTTCTAGATATTAGCCAAGTCACAAAAGGCCATACGCTTGTTATTCCTAAAGTACATAAAAAAGACGTTCATGAGCTTACACCTGAAATTGCTCGTCATTTATTTGAAGTTGTACCTCAAATTGCAACAGCAATCAAAGAAACATATGAGCCAGTTGGAATCAACATTTTAAACAACAACGGTGAAAAAGCCGGTCAATCCGTGTTTCATTACCATATGCACATCATTCCTCGCTATGGTGAAGGTGACGGCTTTGGTGCAGTATGGAAAGAGCATACAAGCGACTACACACCTGAAAAGCTACAGAGCATCGCAGCTGAAATTTCGGAGCGTTTATAA
- the hemE gene encoding uroporphyrinogen decarboxylase has translation MNQQLMNDTFLKACRGEKTDHVPVWYMRQAGRSQPEYRALKEKYSLFEITHQPELGAYVTRLPVEQYGVDAAILYKDIMTPLPAIGVDVEIKTGIGPVISNPIRSMQDVENLGYITPEEDVAYVLDTIKLLTTEQLNVPLIGFAGAPFTVASYMIEGGPSKNYNKTKAFMYTEPKAWFALMDKLADMTITYVKAQIDAGARAIQIFDSWVGALNVADYRYFIKPVMNRIFTELREKNVPLIMFGVGASHLAKEWHDLPLDVVGLDWRMQVQEARELGLTKTLQGNLDPAILLAPWEVIEERAKAILDQGMQQDGYIFNLGHGVFPQVNPETLKRLTAFIHEYSANRQ, from the coding sequence ATGAATCAACAACTGATGAATGATACATTTTTAAAAGCATGCCGAGGAGAAAAGACAGATCATGTACCAGTTTGGTATATGCGTCAAGCAGGCCGCTCTCAGCCGGAATATCGTGCTTTAAAGGAAAAGTATTCACTGTTTGAAATTACGCATCAGCCTGAATTAGGGGCTTATGTGACGCGCTTACCAGTTGAGCAGTACGGAGTCGATGCAGCTATTTTATATAAAGATATTATGACACCGCTTCCTGCAATTGGAGTGGATGTTGAGATTAAAACAGGTATTGGTCCCGTGATTTCAAACCCAATTCGTTCGATGCAAGATGTTGAAAACTTAGGGTATATTACACCTGAAGAAGATGTAGCCTATGTATTAGATACAATTAAGCTGTTAACAACGGAGCAGCTGAACGTTCCTTTAATTGGATTTGCTGGTGCACCTTTTACAGTAGCTAGCTACATGATTGAAGGCGGCCCTTCTAAAAATTATAATAAGACAAAAGCATTTATGTATACAGAGCCAAAGGCTTGGTTTGCATTAATGGATAAGTTAGCAGATATGACAATTACATATGTAAAGGCACAGATAGATGCTGGAGCAAGGGCTATTCAAATCTTTGATTCATGGGTCGGCGCGTTAAACGTAGCAGACTATCGCTACTTTATTAAACCAGTAATGAATCGGATTTTTACAGAGCTAAGAGAAAAGAATGTTCCGCTTATCATGTTTGGCGTAGGGGCAAGTCACTTGGCAAAAGAATGGCACGACCTTCCTCTAGACGTAGTAGGTCTTGATTGGCGTATGCAGGTTCAAGAAGCACGAGAGCTTGGTCTAACTAAAACGCTGCAAGGTAATCTAGATCCAGCAATTTTACTAGCTCCTTGGGAAGTAATCGAAGAACGTGCAAAAGCGATCCTTGATCAAGGAATGCAACAAGACGGGTATATCTTTAACTTAGGACACGGTGTATTTCCACAGGTTAATCCTGAGACGTTGAAAAGGCTTACTGCTTTTATTCATGAATATTCAGCAAATAGACAATAA
- a CDS encoding antibiotic biosynthesis monooxygenase: MNFFITYGTIEFLQRLKEQHPKEKLYLLHKEGDQGCLLHETTGETIFKEGHNYEALDHVGSIADGKYVVMNNIAVTDEGRPSFESRFNQRARLIEKEPGFAAIRVLRPLSNDTYIILTAWEEEKSFTDWQASQAYNQAHKKRGTSEGVDKQPAIFLRPSYVTSYHIMH; encoded by the coding sequence ATGAATTTCTTTATTACATATGGAACCATTGAATTTTTACAACGCTTAAAAGAGCAACATCCTAAAGAAAAGTTGTATTTACTTCATAAAGAAGGCGACCAAGGCTGCCTTTTACATGAAACAACTGGTGAAACGATATTTAAAGAAGGACATAATTATGAAGCGCTAGATCACGTAGGCTCGATTGCAGATGGAAAATATGTGGTAATGAACAACATTGCGGTTACAGATGAAGGACGTCCTTCATTTGAAAGTAGATTTAACCAACGAGCTCGCTTAATTGAAAAAGAACCTGGCTTTGCTGCAATTCGCGTTTTGCGTCCACTAAGCAACGATACCTATATTATTTTAACTGCTTGGGAAGAAGAAAAATCCTTTACTGATTGGCAAGCGTCTCAAGCATATAACCAAGCTCACAAAAAGCGCGGAACATCAGAAGGAGTAGATAAACAACCAGCTATTTTTCTGAGACCTTCCTACGTCACGAGCTATCATATTATGCACTAA
- a CDS encoding phosphatase PAP2 family protein, which translates to MRKWRMKYRFILLLLLALMGMFIGVVITIDGPVHGIDAFFLTIATDIHNHQLVIQILEGTSFFASKPMIIVLSLLLVGILGFNKRDAVGAVTVLAFVLSGYLLNNAVKVWIERLRPTLGVEGYSFPSGHAMLGLMLYGFLLFFIILYVKNEALKKASIVVFSLLILFIGISRFLLAEHYMTDVLGGYLLGGFWLTVGLLFYTLVKAYLAPTTPMSSKQYMG; encoded by the coding sequence ATGAGGAAGTGGCGTATGAAATATCGGTTTATTCTTTTATTATTACTTGCACTGATGGGAATGTTTATAGGCGTTGTTATAACAATCGATGGTCCGGTGCATGGAATAGATGCATTCTTTCTAACAATTGCTACAGACATACATAATCATCAGTTAGTAATTCAAATTTTAGAAGGTACCTCATTTTTTGCTTCAAAGCCGATGATTATTGTTTTATCCCTTTTACTTGTTGGAATATTAGGCTTTAACAAACGTGATGCTGTAGGAGCTGTGACTGTATTGGCTTTTGTTTTAAGCGGTTATTTACTGAACAATGCCGTCAAAGTATGGATTGAACGCCTCCGTCCGACGCTAGGAGTAGAAGGTTACAGCTTTCCAAGTGGTCATGCGATGCTGGGATTGATGCTGTATGGGTTTTTGTTGTTTTTTATTATTCTTTATGTGAAAAACGAAGCATTGAAAAAGGCTTCAATTGTTGTTTTTAGTTTACTAATTTTATTCATTGGTATTAGTCGTTTCCTATTAGCTGAGCACTATATGACAGATGTTTTGGGTGGCTACTTGTTAGGTGGTTTTTGGTTGACGGTAGGATTGCTATTTTATACGTTGGTAAAGGCGTATTTAGCACCAACTACTCCAATGAGTTCAAAGCAATACATGGGATGA